The genomic DNA GACAACGGTTTTAGAACTGAACTTTAGTCCCTCACCATCACCCTCCGTGACAAATGAAGCGACACAAGAAACCACTGAAATTCGAGAGCCTGAGTTAAAAATTCCGTCCGATAACCGTGATATGGATGGGAGAGACCAAAATCTTGAAGGTGAGGCCGACCGCGATGGTTTAGGCGGTGAGAATGCCAATAACATAGCCGAAAACGAAACTATGTCCGATGCTGAAAAACTTGCAGCTGCGTTAGAGCAAGTTGGTAGCGCATTGAACATCGAGGCCGAAATCCTCGATGGCAGGGTTGCCATCGACATGAATGCAGAAAACGCTTCACCACAGGAGCTGATTGAGAAATTCCAGCGCGTGGGTCAGGCCGTGGAAATAGCGGGGCTTGCCACCGGAAAAGCCGAGCAAGAAGTATTGTTTGGTGGACTAGATCAAACACTTAATGACTTGATCACTATGGTGTCTGAAATTCAACGCCAAGAGCAAGAAAGTGGTGGTGCCACACTGGACGAAGCCCTGAATCAGATGGCGCGCGCAATTGAAAAGGCGAGAGAGGCCGAAGAACAGCTTAGGGCTAATCTACAATCTGAAATCGAACAGGGTCTTGTAACCGTCGAACAGCGCGATGGAATAGTCTTTGTCAGCCTCGGCGCTGGAGGAGCCTTCCCGTCTGGGTCTGCCGACCTGACGCAGCAAGCAAGTATCATAATTGAAGAACTAGGCGCTGTTACTAGTGATCCTGCAAGCCGTGTGATCGTATCGGGTCACACAGACAATGTTCCGATCTCCTTCGGTGCCCTTTACCGTGATAATTGGGACCTTGCAGCTGCGCGCGCTGCAAGTGTAGTGCAAGCGATAGAAGCAACTAATCCGGTGCAAGGGCGTACAATGTCAGCTGTAAGCTTCGGCCAAACCCAACCCATCGCTGACAACTTCACTGCCGAGGGGCGCGAACAAAACCGTCGGATCGAAATTGAAATCGAATTTGAATAATAAGGGACACAAAGCCCTCTGCCATTCAGTGTAACATGAACGGAAATCAAAGCCTTGACGAAATGTTAAACAAACTGAAATTTGAAGTACGTACACCGGTCAATTCCCAACCGCGCGCACAATTCACAAAGCGGAAGTCCGATCAAGCGGAATGGACCGCCGGAGTGTTCCTAAGGGCGCGATCTAGTGGAGAGCGGGTTTGGCTTCAACGGATCATGATTAATGGCAATCCCCTTGAGATACAGCTCGGCACCTTTCCTTTATTATCACTGACCCAAGCGCGTGAAGCTGCTGAAGAGAACAAGCAGATAATTGCATCAGGTGTTGGTGTTTTCCGCAATAAGCGTCAACAGAATCAACAAGATATACGCGATCGTATCAAAAGATTTTCCTCCAAGACTAATAAACAAGCAGCACCTATTACTCAGGATTTTATAAAAGCGCGAAGCGAACCAAGACCGCTTGAACCCAAAATTGAAACACAAGAACTCATTACAGTAACAGAGGAAGCCAACTCGGCGCTAATCGAAACAGCCCGCGCACTTGGACCAAATATTGACGCAGCACTAACCGTTATTCTGGATTCTGTGCCTGATGGAGAAAATTTCAACTATGTGCCTGAAGACATGCTAACCCTCAGCGGTGCCTGCGGACCGGAAGTACTAGACTGGGCCTGCAAAGTCGCCCTCGATAAGGGTGATTGCACATTTTGTTCCATTGTTACGTTCCTTGACGAAAAAGCAGACACGCCCACGCAAGACCCTGAATCCACCTCATCCACTAATGTCCACGGCAACATCCGTGGGGCAGGACATTTTCACTGAAAGGACGCCAAGATGGCAACGAACATGACTCATCAAGCACTTCAGACGCTGAAACTCAACGGCATGGCAGACGTCTATGCAGAGCTTGTCGCACAAGGTGGCCGGGCATCACAAGATCCAAGCGAGTGGATTAACTATATGGTTGCACGCGAACAATCGATCCGTGACGCAAATCGCCTGAAAAGCCGTCTACGTACCGCCAAACTGCGAGACACAAACGCGACCATGGATACAGTTGATTTCAATGTTGACCGAACATTGGACCGCCCAGCATTTGAAGCACTTCGAAACGGTGCGTGGATTGATGCGCACCACACAGTTTTGATGTCGGGACCTTGTGGTGTCGGCAAATCATACCTTGCCTGTGCGCTAGGGCACGAAGCCTGTAAACTGGACAAAAGTGTTCTCTTCTTTCGGATGCCACAGCTCTTTTCCGATTTGGCATTGGCAAAAGAAACAGGGATATATGACCGTTTGTGCACCAAAATCTTGCGTGCTGATGTGCTGATTTTAGATGACTGGGGACCAGATTTGATGACTGCCACACAGCGTCGTGATCTAATGGAGATTGTGGACGCAAGATATGAACGTAAATCTACCATCATAACCAGCCAACTGCCTGTGGAAAAGTGGTACAACATTATTGGCGATCCAACACTGGCCGACGCCATTCTTGATCGGCTCGTCCATCAAGCCTATCGCTTTGATTTAAACGGCCCGTCTATGCGCAAAACGTCCGGCAAAGAAGAAATAGAGCCTACTAAAATACGAAAACCCAGTTTTGCGAGCTTACTCAGCAAGCCTGCCTATCCAGCGGACGGGTAGCGCCAGTTTAAGGTGAATGTTAAGGTGATCCGTTTAGGCTCCCAAGCCGTGGCGGACCACCTGCACACTGAGGAGCTCTATGCAAGAGGCTGCAATCTTGATGATGGTCTAATCGCTCCTGTTTAAGCAGCCCACCGACGGGCAGAACCGCTATCTATATGAACAAAGGTACTATAAGTACCCACCCCCCCGCCGCAAAATTCTTGAGCCTTGATACTAAGTTCACGAATGTTAATACCAGGAAGTGAAAAATCAATCGCTTTTCCCACCATATGAAGTGAATTACGTGCAACCCCATAGCCTCTTTGCCGAAGCAGTTCGTTTGTCTCTCGCGTCCGGTAACCAGATGTAATTCTTATGTCTCTGACTTTACCTGGTGTCGCGAAGGAGCCACTAATTTTAATTAGGTCGTCCAAAACTTTTTGGTCTATCGGTAAGACTTCATCCTTACGCCAATCACGTAGGAAATGGTTCAACCTATGACCTACGGCCTGCCCCATGCGCAGCGAACCAGGCAAATCTATTACAAGACGTTCATCTGTATTCGCATTTTGCAGACGCAATTTCATCGGATGAGAACCGACAGAAATACCGCTGAATTGAAGTTCTTCAGAGGCGACAGAAGCCTCCTGAGTGTAGAGGTTTAACATCCTGCGCTCATCTCTAGTACCGGTAATGCGTCCACCCCCATTGAACAAACCGACACCTCTATCAAGATCAATTAGAGGCGCAGCGCTTACAGCGGCAGGCGCGCATAATAGACCAGCCACAAAAGAACGACGTAAAAGACTAATATCATCACTCATTCTGGAGCCCTTACTTAAATAACATCCTCGTACAGCCTAGCGGGTTAGTTTTTCAATCATGTCAGAGTACGCCTGCAATATTCTGGAGGAGCCCGAAAACTGCTGTTGCGCTTGGATCATGCTTGTCAGCTCCGTAGTCAAGTTTACATTCGACGATTCCAGCGCACCAGTCTGGACCTTGCCAAACCCATCTTGCCCACTAACGCCCAACATAAGCCCCCCCGCCTCTTCTGTAGCCTGAAAGCGACCCATTCCAAGTTGGCGAAGCGCTGTAACGTTTGGAAACGCCCCAATCGCAATTTGCCCCAGAATTACAGGTTCTTCCGAGCCATAGGTGCCTCTCATCACGCCGGACGCATTAATTTCTAAAGCAGTCAGTGTAGAACCATTCACGCTTTGGAACGGCACCTCCAACTGACCAAGCTCCGTGCCACCGAGGCCATCATAGCCCAGTACAAAATCATTGGTAGAAGTCCTTAGCACGCCGTTCTTATCCAATGCGAACTCACCGTCTCGGGTAAAGGTAAGCAACTGAGATGGCTGGGCGTCACCAGCAGAAGCGGCAGAAACAAACATACCGTTACCAATCAACGCTAAGTTCAGTACACCATCCCTTTCCATCAGGCTACCTTGCTCCCCGCTTTGACGGGTTGTCTCAACGACGCTGCCAACACCCAGAGACAGACGCGAAGCACTTTCTGCAGACGCTGCAGTATAAAGGTCAGAAAAGTTCGCAGTACTTTTGCGGAATGCAGTCGTACCAGCATTAGCAACATTATTCGAGACTACGGATATCTCAAACATTGAGGTAGCCATCCCAGACTTAATTGTACCAAACATCAAAACTCTCCTCAGCATTCATTCTAAGTTTATGTTGCAGAAATCGTGCCAAGGAAAATTATTTTAAGAAATCAAAGAGGCTACCCTGCGAAATACGCGAATAGGCCTGCCTTGCAGCGTCGCGCATGACCAGAAGCGTTTGAAGTTCTGTTATGACCTTTTCTAAGTCCACAGACCCCAATTCGTTCACATCAGATTCCAACGCCACGGACCGAGTCTGAATCGAAGCCTCTTGATCGTTCGCACGCTGCAACCGAGCACCAACAATCGTACGGGAGATCGCAACATCCTGACCGGCCTTCGTGATCTTTTCCAACTGCGCACTCAGCAACTGGACTCTTGGCACCATCGTCTGGTTTGGATCGTCATTGGTTGTGATCGTAAATTGAGGCATTCGAGATGCAAGAGTAACCCCTCCAATATCAAGATTTGATAATGTAATACTTCCCTCCGAAGCGGTAAGCTCCAACCGCCCATCCACGCTGGCCGCGGCAACCCCAGTTTCGTCCGAACGCTCGTTGATCGCCTCGAGAAGCCGATCATTAGATCCCCCCACGACTTCCAAAGCAGTAATAAACACAGAACCATCCGGCCCTTCCAGTGTTAAGGACCAGTCACGTGGGGTTCGGTCTCCGTTAAAGCTAAGCGAAAGGCCGACATCCGCGCTACCGGACAGGGTGCCATGAACGGAGTCATCGGTAGCCAACGCAGCTTCGAAGCTATCTACAATATTGAAAACGCTCTCTATACCGTCATCGGTTTGAACATTCATAAAAGTACTGCCCCCATTGACTGAAGTGGGCAAGCGCATTGTCTCTGACACGGCCAAGGTGTGTTCACCACCATCGCCACGATACTGCATGCGGCCGTTTGCATCCTCGGAGAACGGCACTATGTCGGTCGCATACCCACCAAAAAGCGCCTGACCGTTGCTCGTTTGGGTGTTGGCTAACCCAACCAGCGCCTCTCGAAGCTGAGAAACTTCAACCCGGAACGCCTCCATATCCGTCGTGCTGAAGGTATCGCTATTAGCAGCCACGGCCCGTTCACGCAACTGAGCAAGGATGTCATCAACACTCGTCAGTACCGTATCTCCCATAGACAGGCGTGATTGCGCAGTGCCCACGTTCTTTCCAAACCCCTCAAGCTGGGTCAAGCCCTCCTCAAGCGCAGAAAGTTTTATAGCCTCAAAAGGCTTCTCTGCAGCTTCGGTTATTTCCCGCCCAGTAGAGATTTTGATCTGGCGAAGCTGAATTTCCTCGCTTATTTGAGAAAACCGCGACACCATTTGATCAGATAATAATTTAGTGGATATGGACATAGTCTACCTCATGTTATCCGAATTAGTGTGTCAAACATTTCACGTGCAGTTTGCAAGATACGCGCTGCAGCTTGAAAAGCCTGCTGTTGAGACATGAGTTTGGCAGCCTCTTCATCAAGGCTCACACCACTCAACTCGCCCTCAGAGGCGACGGCAGCATCCCGTACAGCCTCGTTTGAACTTAGCGTCATGCGCGCCGCCTCTAAAGTCGCACCAGCACCTGCGGCGATGGTTCGGAAGTCATCCTGGAAGCTGCGACGATCGGAGCCCTGCTGACCAAACGCAAGCAACATATCCATGTTTCGCGAATCGCCAGCTGACCGTTGACCCGTGATAAACTCAAAACTGTCCCCACTCTCAGCAAAACCCGAGAGTTCGACCATTTGGTCTGACACATTGAAACGAGCGAAACCACTCGACATCCGCGTTGCAATAGAAGCCCCACTGGCGTTGTCAAACAACTCCACCCGGCCAGAATTGTCGTCCATCATTTGAACACGAAACGATTCAGGCTCGCGATCCTCTGCAGACACAGGTACCCCAATCTCATACTGGGCGCTCAAACGCTTCGCACCTTCCAACCCCATCATCACGAGAAGCTCCTCATCAGGAATATCGGTCAAATGCAGGTAAGATCCAGCAGCACTCGTACCACCAGACTTTATATCCACTGCGCTCCCATTGGTACTGCGCGCAAAAAGCTGGCCGTTTTCAACACTCAATTCAGCGGCCGCCAGTTTAAATCCTAGGTTTGTCGCTACGCTAGACGGGGTAATTACCATCGCATCGGCTCCAGCCTGCTGTGATGTCAAGGTAATGATAGAAAGGCCCGTCGAGGCGTCGAAATCGATCTCAGCCGAGAGAGCAGCGCTATCACTGACTGACGTGAGAGAAATACCAGAACTGTCGATGTCGAAGGTGACCGTCTCCGCACCTCCCTTAACAGTGATATCCATCGTATAACTGCCAGCGGTCATGCTAGCGGCATCGAAAGCACGACCTTGTACGCTTAAGCTCGCCTGACTGTTCGACAGACCAAAAACGGACGCCGCTGTGTCTATGACAGGGCGTGGACCAGTTCCCGCTAACTGGCCATCAGCCACAACGAGCGACAAGGAATACCCCTCATCCGTATCATTTACGCGAGCCCGAATTCGTCCAATTTCTGGACCTGTAATCTCAAAATCTAGTGCAGTCAGGCTATCTGCATTCCCATCATCCACACGAGTGAGGGTATATTCCGCGCCTCCAAGTTCGAATAGAGCGGACGCTCCAATCTCAGGAATGGCATCTAGACTGAAGCCAACACCTTCCAGCATCGGTACAGGAGACTGTGCGCGCATTTGCAGTGCTGTTGCTTCAGCGATGCTGGCGCCATTCATCACCCCCACACCCACATTGCTCGAAGAAACCATAGCATTGAAAGATGTGTCATCCGCCATGGTCAACCGCGTTTCAAACAAAGAGGACGGCGCTTGCACTCGGGTCCCGTCCACACTTTGGGAAACACCGTCGATCCGGTTATCAAAGCCAAAGCTCAAGGCTGCCTGCGTACCACCATTGGTAAATGTGCGCTCCACCAAGCCGCCTATCATAGGATCTGCAGCAGAATTTAGAGCCACATTGGTCTGTCCCACAGCGCTTGTCGTCAGCGAGAAACTTGACCCACTGTGGAAAGACAAGGTCCCACTAAAGCGCAGGTCGTCCCCGAATGACAGGAAAGTTTCAGGGCTGTCAGAATTGTCCAGAGGCAGTGGATTGAAATCTTGATCCAGCGCACCAACTGTCAGCGCGATCTCAGAGGTAATATCCTGGATCACAACATCGAAACCGTCCGCTTGAAGCAGGGTAATATCACTTGAAGACAACGATAACTCTGCGGTGACACCCGTATCGCCTGACCGCCGATTAATAGATTCGACTAATTCCGACAAATTCCCATTATTGACCTGCGCTGAAACTGTCACTGGTGTTTGGTTTGTGCTGGTCAAATTGAACTGCACCTGTCCACTCGCGGCTCCTGCAAGAGATATACGCACCGCAGTTTGAGCCATTGTGCTGACACCAACGGCGGCAAAAGCCTTATTTGCCCGCTCAGAAACATAGGCTGCATCAACCCCAGGCGGGATCGATAGGGAGCCTGTCGCGCCAGTCTCCATCTCTAAAGTGATAGTTTGCTCTTGTGTGGCATTGCCAGTGGGATTGGTCGAGATGGTGTTAAGATTGCTACCGCGAAGCCCCGTCAAAGAGCTCATCGTCGATTGCAGACCACTCTCCATCGGATCTGAATTAGAGATACGCTGAATTATCGATAGACCTCGATAGCTGGCATTATTGTCAACCGTGTTGTGATCTGACCGATACTCTGCGCTTTCTGAAAATCCGTTTTCTACGGTTAGAAACTTCGCCACTTCCGTTGCATGCAGAGGAGAACCCGCGATCTGGCGCCCCTCACGAGTGAAAATACGTATATCAGAAGCTTCCTCGCCGAGAGACAAGTCAGTCCCCAGAACGCCGCCGGAAGACGACGTGGCACTGAGTGCAGTAAAAGCTTGCGATCCATCGGAGGCCAAGGCCAGCCCAGATTCAGAACCGGATACCGTAATCCCAAGATCTTTCAGCATGACATTGGAGGTCGCGTCGCCAGACCGTAAGACTCCCATAGAAAGATAATGCGCTATTTCAGACCCTGTCTCCCAAGCGTCAATCCCGACAGAATTTGGATTCAGCGTAAAACTATACTCCACACCATCCACGGTAGCCGAAATCGACCTGATGTTCGCATCTAACTCCGCCGAAAC from Octadecabacter antarcticus 307 includes the following:
- a CDS encoding flagellar motor protein MotB, producing the protein MAEAAEIEEEEEEEECPKCPPVGAPAWMATFADLATLLMAFFVLILSFAEMNVPKFKQISGSLSEAFGVQRIIPVVEQPKGTTVLELNFSPSPSPSVTNEATQETTEIREPELKIPSDNRDMDGRDQNLEGEADRDGLGGENANNIAENETMSDAEKLAAALEQVGSALNIEAEILDGRVAIDMNAENASPQELIEKFQRVGQAVEIAGLATGKAEQEVLFGGLDQTLNDLITMVSEIQRQEQESGGATLDEALNQMARAIEKAREAEEQLRANLQSEIEQGLVTVEQRDGIVFVSLGAGGAFPSGSADLTQQASIIIEELGAVTSDPASRVIVSGHTDNVPISFGALYRDNWDLAAARAASVVQAIEATNPVQGRTMSAVSFGQTQPIADNFTAEGREQNRRIEIEIEFE
- a CDS encoding Arm DNA-binding domain-containing protein; this encodes MNGNQSLDEMLNKLKFEVRTPVNSQPRAQFTKRKSDQAEWTAGVFLRARSSGERVWLQRIMINGNPLEIQLGTFPLLSLTQAREAAEENKQIIASGVGVFRNKRQQNQQDIRDRIKRFSSKTNKQAAPITQDFIKARSEPRPLEPKIETQELITVTEEANSALIETARALGPNIDAALTVILDSVPDGENFNYVPEDMLTLSGACGPEVLDWACKVALDKGDCTFCSIVTFLDEKADTPTQDPESTSSTNVHGNIRGAGHFH
- the istB gene encoding IS21-like element helper ATPase IstB; its protein translation is MATNMTHQALQTLKLNGMADVYAELVAQGGRASQDPSEWINYMVAREQSIRDANRLKSRLRTAKLRDTNATMDTVDFNVDRTLDRPAFEALRNGAWIDAHHTVLMSGPCGVGKSYLACALGHEACKLDKSVLFFRMPQLFSDLALAKETGIYDRLCTKILRADVLILDDWGPDLMTATQRRDLMEIVDARYERKSTIITSQLPVEKWYNIIGDPTLADAILDRLVHQAYRFDLNGPSMRKTSGKEEIEPTKIRKPSFASLLSKPAYPADG
- a CDS encoding YcbK family protein, which gives rise to MSDDISLLRRSFVAGLLCAPAAVSAAPLIDLDRGVGLFNGGGRITGTRDERRMLNLYTQEASVASEELQFSGISVGSHPMKLRLQNANTDERLVIDLPGSLRMGQAVGHRLNHFLRDWRKDEVLPIDQKVLDDLIKISGSFATPGKVRDIRITSGYRTRETNELLRQRGYGVARNSLHMVGKAIDFSLPGINIRELSIKAQEFCGGGVGTYSTFVHIDSGSARRWAA
- a CDS encoding flagellar hook-basal body protein codes for the protein MFGTIKSGMATSMFEISVVSNNVANAGTTAFRKSTANFSDLYTAASAESASRLSLGVGSVVETTRQSGEQGSLMERDGVLNLALIGNGMFVSAASAGDAQPSQLLTFTRDGEFALDKNGVLRTSTNDFVLGYDGLGGTELGQLEVPFQSVNGSTLTALEINASGVMRGTYGSEEPVILGQIAIGAFPNVTALRQLGMGRFQATEEAGGLMLGVSGQDGFGKVQTGALESSNVNLTTELTSMIQAQQQFSGSSRILQAYSDMIEKLTR
- the flgL gene encoding flagellar hook-associated protein FlgL — encoded protein: MSISTKLLSDQMVSRFSQISEEIQLRQIKISTGREITEAAEKPFEAIKLSALEEGLTQLEGFGKNVGTAQSRLSMGDTVLTSVDDILAQLRERAVAANSDTFSTTDMEAFRVEVSQLREALVGLANTQTSNGQALFGGYATDIVPFSEDANGRMQYRGDGGEHTLAVSETMRLPTSVNGGSTFMNVQTDDGIESVFNIVDSFEAALATDDSVHGTLSGSADVGLSLSFNGDRTPRDWSLTLEGPDGSVFITALEVVGGSNDRLLEAINERSDETGVAAASVDGRLELTASEGSITLSNLDIGGVTLASRMPQFTITTNDDPNQTMVPRVQLLSAQLEKITKAGQDVAISRTIVGARLQRANDQEASIQTRSVALESDVNELGSVDLEKVITELQTLLVMRDAARQAYSRISQGSLFDFLK
- a CDS encoding FlgK family flagellar hook-associated protein, whose protein sequence is MASLFEIGRSAINAQRQALNVTGQNIVNANTEGYRRRDANLTEVFGVQSELNSMTSQVGLGVKLGVVNRAYDAFLTDTKRVSVGRFEASDAFVGKLESLENAILPNDGDLGAVMTAFFEQLRQVSAEPGDNAPRSAAVEMGHTVANAFNNTANLLGGLAEGTVEEIEIRLVEVNRNLEALSVLNGQLRASNIGANPPNSLMDERDRILDNLSEVIPLNVSIGGRFDAEVRLGGSTAGPIILSGEDAKNLTVVASEQGSIMLRIGSGQIVSQLEAGSLRGLVDAHGTTQRAVMELDALARDFTQKMNAQHSQGIDLDGQLGRELFSVVDFEVSARTVNQGDAEASIYLVPGRADRLSDMQMTYDAKRGQWQLSNETGETLGTGRGRIELDGAVIDVTGTPEDGDVISFALMAGEASRMSFLLTRGEELAAASRTVVYPATTNSGSAVLTTSQDTAPESGVPSLANILSNNLSPVAAQEFLRGGVVASIPRGTNEITLASLATQTTASVSAELDANIRSISATVDGVEYSFTLNPNSVGIDAWETGSEIAHYLSMGVLRSGDATSNVMLKDLGITVSGSESGLALASDGSQAFTALSATSSSGGVLGTDLSLGEEASDIRIFTREGRQIAGSPLHATEVAKFLTVENGFSESAEYRSDHNTVDNNASYRGLSIIQRISNSDPMESGLQSTMSSLTGLRGSNLNTISTNPTGNATQEQTITLEMETGATGSLSIPPGVDAAYVSERANKAFAAVGVSTMAQTAVRISLAGAASGQVQFNLTSTNQTPVTVSAQVNNGNLSELVESINRRSGDTGVTAELSLSSSDITLLQADGFDVVIQDITSEIALTVGALDQDFNPLPLDNSDSPETFLSFGDDLRFSGTLSFHSGSSFSLTTSAVGQTNVALNSAADPMIGGLVERTFTNGGTQAALSFGFDNRIDGVSQSVDGTRVQAPSSLFETRLTMADDTSFNAMVSSSNVGVGVMNGASIAEATALQMRAQSPVPMLEGVGFSLDAIPEIGASALFELGGAEYTLTRVDDGNADSLTALDFEITGPEIGRIRARVNDTDEGYSLSLVVADGQLAGTGPRPVIDTAASVFGLSNSQASLSVQGRAFDAASMTAGSYTMDITVKGGAETVTFDIDSSGISLTSVSDSAALSAEIDFDASTGLSIITLTSQQAGADAMVITPSSVATNLGFKLAAAELSVENGQLFARSTNGSAVDIKSGGTSAAGSYLHLTDIPDEELLVMMGLEGAKRLSAQYEIGVPVSAEDREPESFRVQMMDDNSGRVELFDNASGASIATRMSSGFARFNVSDQMVELSGFAESGDSFEFITGQRSAGDSRNMDMLLAFGQQGSDRRSFQDDFRTIAAGAGATLEAARMTLSSNEAVRDAAVASEGELSGVSLDEEAAKLMSQQQAFQAAARILQTAREMFDTLIRIT